In Sorghum bicolor cultivar BTx623 chromosome 8, Sorghum_bicolor_NCBIv3, whole genome shotgun sequence, one genomic interval encodes:
- the LOC110437561 gene encoding uncharacterized protein LOC110437561, translating into MHDPREPHLTALKRILRYLRDTFNFGLLLHRRSSSIELVIYTDADWAGCLDTRRSTSCYAGFLGGNLVSWSSKYQPIISRSSAEAEYRAMISGRLFTDIFTKGLPSSTVTEFRYSLNITSG; encoded by the exons ATGCATGATCCCCGGGAGCCACACCTCACCGCTCTCAAGCGGATCCTTCGCTACCTCCGCGACACCTTCAACTTCGGTCTCCTCCTTCACCGACGGTCGTCCTCCATCGAGCTCGTCATCTACACTGATGCCGACTGGGCCGGGTGTCTGGACACTCGCCGCTCCACCTCCTGCTACGCCGGCTTCCTAGGCGGCAACCTAGTGTCCTGGTCGTCTAAGTACCAGCCGATCATCTCCcgctccagtgccgaggcggagtaccgCGCAATGATTTCAGGTCGACTG TTCaccgacatcttcaccaagggtctcCCGTCCTCAACCGTCACCGAGTTCCGCTACAGCCTCAACATCACTAGTGGCTAG